From the Leptolyngbya sp. O-77 genome, one window contains:
- a CDS encoding thiol-disulfide oxidoreductase DCC family protein, with translation MTDVRNPSFPDATSPSASAPYFVIYDGNCNLCVNLVKLLESLDRGQMFRYAPMQDEPTLAQFGITPRDCELGMILLRADAPEVRWQGSDAAEEIGRLLPLGNGFVAAYRALPGVKWAGDRLYEQVRDNRYALFGKRDRLYQSAYPICGLGDCNLQPDLPQPDTVGSSN, from the coding sequence ATGACTGACGTTCGCAATCCTTCCTTCCCAGATGCTACGAGTCCGTCAGCCAGCGCACCCTATTTCGTGATTTACGACGGCAACTGCAATCTCTGCGTTAATCTGGTGAAACTGCTGGAATCGCTGGATCGCGGTCAGATGTTTCGATATGCGCCAATGCAGGATGAACCGACGCTGGCGCAGTTTGGTATTACTCCACGGGATTGCGAACTGGGGATGATTTTGCTGCGGGCGGATGCGCCGGAGGTACGCTGGCAGGGCAGCGACGCGGCGGAAGAAATTGGGCGACTGCTGCCGCTGGGCAACGGATTTGTCGCGGCCTATCGGGCGCTGCCGGGGGTGAAGTGGGCGGGCGATCGCCTCTATGAACAAGTCCGCGACAACCGCTATGCCCTGTTTGGCAAGCGCGATCGCCTCTATCAGTCTGCCTATCCGATTTGCGGGCTGGGCGACTGCAACTTGCAGCCAGATCTACCCCAGCCAGACACCGTCGGCAGCTCGAACTAG
- a CDS encoding 4-hydroxybenzoate solanesyltransferase, with translation MATQPMVTHPSPQPQPTWLKVIRLLRWDKPAGRLILMIPALWAVVLAARGNPPPILIGVIVLGTLATSAAGCVINDLWDRNIDPQVQRTKTRPLASRALSVRTGIVVALVSMLCAYGLSLYLNPLSFWLCVAAVPVIVLYPLAKRVFPVPQLVLSLAWGFAVLISWSAVTGTLELETWLLWGATVLWTLGFDTVYAMADRDDDLRVGVNSSAIFFGRYAAQAVGAFFTATAVLLGKLGSLMALGWGYWIALAGAIALWVWQYFRLRHTRTTAPNPALFGQIFRQNVWVGFVLLLGMALGFL, from the coding sequence TTGGCAACTCAACCTATGGTGACTCATCCCTCGCCCCAACCCCAACCCACTTGGCTGAAGGTGATACGCCTCTTGCGTTGGGACAAACCCGCTGGACGGCTGATTTTGATGATTCCGGCACTGTGGGCGGTGGTGTTGGCGGCGCGGGGCAATCCGCCGCCGATTTTAATTGGGGTGATTGTCCTGGGGACGTTGGCCACCAGCGCGGCGGGCTGCGTGATTAATGACCTGTGGGATCGCAACATTGATCCACAGGTGCAGCGCACCAAAACCCGGCCCCTGGCCTCGCGGGCGCTGTCGGTGCGGACGGGCATTGTGGTGGCGCTGGTGTCGATGCTCTGCGCCTACGGATTGTCGCTGTATTTGAACCCGCTCAGCTTTTGGCTGTGCGTGGCGGCGGTTCCGGTCATCGTGCTATATCCGCTGGCCAAGCGGGTGTTTCCGGTGCCGCAGTTGGTGCTGTCGCTGGCGTGGGGCTTTGCCGTGCTGATTAGCTGGAGCGCGGTGACGGGCACGCTGGAGCTAGAAACCTGGCTGCTGTGGGGGGCAACGGTGCTGTGGACGCTGGGGTTTGATACGGTTTACGCCATGGCCGACCGGGACGATGATTTGCGAGTCGGGGTCAACTCTAGCGCGATTTTCTTTGGGCGATATGCGGCGCAGGCAGTGGGCGCATTTTTCACAGCGACGGCGGTGCTGCTTGGGAAGCTCGGTAGCTTAATGGCGCTAGGCTGGGGGTATTGGATTGCGCTAGCAGGGGCGATCGCCCTCTGGGTCTGGCAATACTTCCGCCTCCGCCACACCCGCACCACCGCTCCAAACCCCGCTCTTTTTGGTCAAATCTTCCGGCAAAATGTCTGGGTTGGCTTTGTGCTGCTGTTAGGCATGGCCCTCGGCTTTCTTTGA
- a CDS encoding SDR family oxidoreductase — translation MTLLVVGATGTLGRQVVRRALDEGYPVRCLVRSFRRASFLREWGAELVLGDLCEPETLPPAFDGVTAVIDAATARATDSLGVRQVDWEGQVALIRAAKLAGVERFIFFSILDAEKYPDVPLMEIKHCTEQFLAESGLNYTVLRTAGFMQGLIGQYAIPILEKQAVWVTGETSPIAYIDTQDLAKFAVQALKVPETANRTFPVVGSRAWGAYEIIRLCERLSGQESKVSRMPLGLLRAARKIARFFQWGWNQADRLAFTEVLATGKPLTAPMEETYQVFGIDPKELTTLEGYMQEYFSLIMKKLKEAEYEKEKAKEKAMKRKNEAIALQKKSKNPSPSEGLEGVTLQYLCRRGVGNQLPNPFRGFRPKSYLVLSQFSLGHSE, via the coding sequence ATGACGTTACTCGTGGTCGGTGCAACAGGCACCCTGGGCAGGCAGGTCGTTCGTCGCGCATTGGATGAAGGTTATCCAGTGCGCTGTCTGGTGCGAAGCTTCCGCAGAGCTTCGTTTCTCAGGGAATGGGGCGCAGAACTGGTGCTGGGAGATTTGTGCGAACCAGAGACATTGCCCCCTGCCTTTGACGGGGTAACGGCGGTCATTGACGCGGCCACGGCTCGTGCGACAGATTCGCTCGGTGTGCGACAGGTCGATTGGGAAGGACAGGTGGCGCTGATTCGAGCGGCAAAGCTGGCAGGGGTCGAGCGCTTTATCTTCTTCTCTATCCTGGATGCCGAGAAATATCCCGACGTGCCGCTGATGGAAATCAAGCACTGCACCGAGCAGTTTTTGGCAGAGTCGGGGCTGAACTATACGGTTCTGCGGACGGCTGGCTTCATGCAGGGGCTAATCGGGCAGTACGCCATTCCCATCCTGGAAAAGCAGGCCGTCTGGGTGACGGGGGAAACGTCGCCGATTGCCTACATCGACACGCAAGATTTAGCCAAATTTGCGGTGCAGGCGCTGAAAGTTCCCGAAACGGCTAACCGCACGTTTCCGGTGGTAGGGTCGCGGGCTTGGGGCGCGTATGAGATTATCCGCCTGTGTGAGCGTTTGTCGGGGCAGGAATCCAAAGTGTCTCGAATGCCGCTGGGGCTGCTGCGGGCCGCCCGCAAGATCGCCCGATTCTTTCAGTGGGGCTGGAACCAGGCCGATCGCCTCGCCTTTACTGAAGTGCTGGCTACGGGTAAACCACTGACCGCGCCGATGGAAGAAACCTATCAAGTCTTTGGCATTGACCCGAAGGAACTGACGACCCTGGAAGGCTACATGCAGGAATACTTCAGCTTGATTATGAAAAAGCTGAAGGAAGCAGAATACGAGAAGGAAAAGGCGAAAGAAAAGGCGATGAAGCGCAAAAATGAAGCGATCGCCCTTCAAAAAAAGTCGAAGAACCCAAGCCCTAGTGAGGGTTTAGAAGGTGTCACTTTGCAGTACCTGTGCAGAAGGGGGGTTGGGAATCAGCTTCCTAACCCTTTTCGGGGTTTCCGCCCCAAAAGTTATCTGGTGTTATCTCAATTTTCCTTAGGGCACTCCGAATGA
- a CDS encoding metalloregulator ArsR/SmtB family transcription factor, translating to MVSESFPEDSPSCATEHPVDLEHVRQAQRGLLSVEKAQRMAEFFALLGDANRLRIVSALAQQELCVCDLAAVVRMSESAVSHQLRSLRSLRLVSYRKQGRNVFYYLKDSHVLNLYREVAEHLG from the coding sequence GTGGTGAGCGAGTCTTTTCCAGAAGATAGCCCCAGTTGCGCGACGGAGCATCCGGTCGATCTGGAGCATGTGCGGCAGGCGCAGCGGGGGCTGCTGAGTGTCGAAAAGGCGCAGCGGATGGCAGAATTTTTTGCGCTGCTGGGAGATGCCAATCGGCTGCGGATTGTGTCGGCACTGGCACAACAGGAGCTATGCGTCTGCGACTTGGCAGCGGTGGTCAGGATGAGCGAGTCGGCGGTGTCTCATCAGTTGCGATCGCTCCGATCGCTCCGACTGGTCAGCTATCGCAAGCAGGGGCGCAATGTGTTCTATTACCTGAAAGACAGCCACGTCTTAAACCTGTATCGAGAAGTGGCAGAGCATCTGGGATGA
- a CDS encoding PetM family cytochrome b6-f complex subunit 7, with translation MLNATFLSFTLILVGLALGFALLKLQGGEE, from the coding sequence ATGCTGAACGCAACCTTTCTGTCCTTTACCCTAATTTTGGTGGGGCTGGCTTTAGGCTTTGCGCTGCTTAAGCTCCAGGGCGGCGAAGAGTAA
- the pdxA gene encoding 4-hydroxythreonine-4-phosphate dehydrogenase PdxA, with translation MVQPRVAIALGDPAGIGLEVVLKALMDLTTEPPEQPSKITLVGNRVLLEQTCDRLVQAGCSHLPDLSTLDLLEVPLDSALMSQIAPGEESAASGEASFRFLQTAIAHTLAGEFDGIVTAPIAKSAWKAAGHVYPGQTELLAEQAGVTRFGMMFVGRSPHTGWTLRALLATTHIPLRQVPDALSPNLMTRKLGLLIDSLRDDFGILQPRVAIAGLNPHSGEQGQLGREELEWLTPWIHQMRQQHPHLTLDGPIPPDTLWVRPGQAWFGTSRPVQTHDAYLALYHDQGLIPVKLMAFDCAVNTTIGLPFVRTSPDHGTAFDIAGQGVADASSMKAAILLAIGLSAKRLIFPQPLQT, from the coding sequence ATGGTGCAGCCAAGAGTGGCGATCGCCCTGGGAGATCCGGCGGGAATTGGTTTAGAAGTCGTCCTGAAGGCACTGATGGACTTGACAACCGAGCCACCAGAACAGCCCAGCAAAATCACGCTAGTCGGCAATCGCGTTTTGCTGGAGCAGACGTGCGATCGCCTCGTGCAGGCAGGATGTTCCCACCTCCCCGACCTCTCTACGCTCGACCTGCTGGAGGTGCCGCTCGACTCGGCGCTGATGTCCCAAATTGCGCCCGGAGAGGAAAGTGCTGCCAGCGGCGAGGCCAGTTTTCGGTTTTTGCAAACGGCGATCGCCCACACGTTAGCAGGTGAGTTTGACGGCATTGTGACTGCGCCCATCGCCAAGTCTGCCTGGAAAGCGGCGGGTCACGTCTATCCGGGGCAAACGGAGCTGCTGGCAGAGCAGGCAGGGGTAACGCGGTTTGGCATGATGTTTGTTGGGCGATCGCCCCACACAGGCTGGACGCTGCGGGCGCTGCTGGCAACGACGCACATTCCCCTGCGGCAGGTGCCCGATGCCCTCTCGCCCAATCTGATGACGCGCAAGCTGGGGCTGCTGATTGACAGCCTGCGGGACGATTTTGGAATTTTGCAGCCGCGAGTGGCGATCGCCGGACTGAACCCCCACAGCGGCGAGCAGGGCCAGCTCGGGCGCGAAGAATTGGAGTGGCTGACCCCCTGGATTCACCAAATGCGGCAGCAGCATCCCCACCTGACACTAGACGGCCCCATTCCGCCAGACACGCTCTGGGTGCGGCCAGGGCAGGCGTGGTTTGGCACGTCGCGTCCGGTGCAGACCCATGACGCTTACCTGGCGCTGTATCACGATCAGGGGCTAATTCCCGTCAAGCTGATGGCGTTTGATTGCGCCGTCAACACCACAATCGGGCTGCCCTTTGTGCGGACTTCGCCCGACCACGGCACCGCCTTCGACATAGCAGGTCAGGGCGTTGCTGATGCGAGCAGCATGAAAGCAGCAATCTTGCTAGCGATCGGCCTATCCGCAAAACGGCTGATATTTCCACAGCCGCTCCAAACTTAG
- a CDS encoding DUF4327 family protein: protein MLQTVQYSMDLLQDEARQLVQKGIVSRQQPIYVLCKYIPAREWACVECELEKCDFLLRDRIGDLLGHEEWDND from the coding sequence ATGCTCCAAACCGTTCAATACTCTATGGATCTCCTTCAAGACGAAGCCCGTCAACTGGTTCAAAAAGGGATTGTCAGCCGTCAGCAGCCCATCTACGTCCTCTGCAAATATATTCCTGCCCGCGAGTGGGCCTGCGTTGAGTGCGAGCTTGAAAAGTGTGATTTTTTGTTGCGCGATCGCATCGGCGATCTGCTTGGCCATGAGGAGTGGGACAACGACTAG
- a CDS encoding tetratricopeptide repeat protein encodes MDDSLLPVVYLSVLVALLAIAGIFLFRQVLRTRKVETALTRLQNKLTKGPGTAQEYYELGSIYLDKKLYSQAIAQFQKALKSKDLTEPENAALVYNALGYAYAAQEQYDLAIRQYKEALEKQPKYVTALNNLGFAYEKKQLVTQAIEAYEQALAIDPKNGTAKRRTESLKRRVATPA; translated from the coding sequence ATGGACGATAGCTTGCTGCCCGTTGTCTATCTCAGTGTGCTGGTGGCGCTGCTGGCGATCGCGGGTATCTTCCTGTTTCGCCAGGTGCTCAGAACGCGCAAGGTCGAAACTGCCCTGACGCGCCTGCAAAACAAGCTCACCAAGGGCCCTGGCACAGCGCAGGAATACTATGAACTGGGCAGCATTTATCTGGATAAGAAGCTTTACTCGCAGGCGATCGCCCAGTTCCAAAAAGCGCTCAAGTCCAAAGACCTGACAGAACCCGAAAACGCTGCCTTGGTCTACAACGCGCTGGGCTATGCCTACGCCGCTCAGGAGCAATATGACCTGGCCATTCGCCAATACAAAGAGGCTCTAGAAAAGCAGCCCAAGTATGTGACTGCCCTGAATAATCTGGGCTTTGCCTACGAGAAAAAGCAGTTGGTCACGCAGGCGATCGAGGCCTATGAGCAAGCGCTGGCCATTGACCCGAAAAACGGCACTGCCAAGCGGCGCACCGAGTCCCTCAAGCGGCGCGTCGCCACGCCTGCCTAG
- a CDS encoding histidinol-phosphate transaminase: MLPFLRSDLAQLVSYTPHPGGAEAAVHGSPTQPARVDRLDTNESPYDLPDDLKQKLAWAYQHELEANRYPDGGHAALKGAIAQYANQSTHQSAQSTASWVTSAHISVSNGSDELIRSLLIATCLRAEGSVLVADPTFSMYAITASTLGVPVVRVGRDEQTFETDLAAASHAIATPAAGQPAIRVVFMVHPNSPTGNALTPAEMDWLRSLPPHILVVIDEAYFEFSQQTVLAELPQHPNWVILRTFSKAFRLASHRVGYAIAHPELAATLEKIRLPYNLPSLSQRAAEMALAHQDVLLAAIPTLLSERDRLFQFLATLPGITVWPSAANFLFLRLQNDPADETLENLFQSLKSAGTLVRKTCGGLRITVGTPEENQRTCDRLSSLL; encoded by the coding sequence ATGCTTCCCTTTTTGCGATCCGATTTGGCTCAGTTGGTGTCCTATACGCCCCATCCTGGTGGTGCAGAGGCGGCGGTGCATGGCTCCCCGACGCAGCCTGCGCGGGTCGATCGGTTGGATACCAACGAAAGCCCCTACGATTTGCCAGACGACCTGAAGCAAAAACTGGCCTGGGCCTATCAGCATGAACTGGAGGCAAACCGCTATCCCGACGGAGGGCATGCGGCGCTGAAAGGGGCGATCGCCCAATATGCCAACCAGTCCACGCACCAGTCCGCTCAATCCACCGCAAGCTGGGTCACCTCGGCCCATATTTCTGTCAGCAACGGGTCTGACGAACTCATCCGGTCGCTGCTGATTGCCACCTGCCTGCGGGCAGAAGGCTCGGTGCTGGTGGCCGACCCCACGTTTTCCATGTATGCCATCACCGCCAGCACGCTGGGCGTTCCTGTGGTGCGCGTAGGGCGCGACGAGCAAACCTTTGAAACGGATCTCGCCGCTGCCAGCCATGCGATCGCCACGCCTGCCGCCGGACAGCCCGCCATCCGCGTCGTGTTTATGGTGCATCCCAACTCGCCCACGGGCAATGCGCTCACCCCTGCCGAGATGGACTGGCTGCGGAGTCTACCCCCCCACATTTTGGTGGTGATTGACGAAGCCTATTTTGAATTCAGTCAGCAAACCGTGCTGGCGGAACTGCCCCAGCATCCCAACTGGGTGATTTTGCGAACCTTTTCTAAGGCGTTTCGACTGGCATCGCATCGCGTTGGCTATGCGATCGCCCATCCCGAACTCGCCGCCACGCTAGAAAAAATTCGCCTGCCCTACAACCTGCCTAGCCTCTCGCAACGCGCCGCTGAGATGGCGCTGGCCCACCAGGATGTGCTGCTAGCCGCTATCCCCACGCTGCTGTCAGAGCGCGATCGCCTCTTCCAATTCCTTGCCACGCTACCAGGAATCACCGTCTGGCCGAGCGCCGCCAACTTCCTATTCCTGCGGCTCCAAAATGATCCGGCAGATGAAACGCTAGAGAACCTGTTTCAAAGCCTGAAATCTGCCGGGACGCTGGTTCGCAAGACCTGCGGTGGGCTGCGAATCACAGTTGGCACGCCTGAAGAAAACCAGCGCACCTGCGATCGCCTCAGCAGCCTGCTGTAG
- a CDS encoding DUF2283 domain-containing protein, translating into MAEVKVFYDRTGNTLVVWFGNPQDEGEAEETGDEVILMKDQQGRVIGFEKLNFLPPSGSPVRTAFETVAL; encoded by the coding sequence ATGGCAGAAGTAAAAGTATTTTATGACCGTACAGGTAACACCCTTGTCGTTTGGTTTGGCAACCCTCAAGATGAGGGCGAAGCCGAAGAAACGGGCGATGAGGTGATTTTGATGAAGGATCAGCAGGGGCGAGTAATTGGGTTTGAAAAACTTAACTTTTTACCGCCTTCCGGTAGTCCTGTCCGCACTGCCTTTGAAACCGTAGCGCTCTAA
- a CDS encoding transposase produces the protein METILGHAQALVYTLLSLMPSAYQRDSLQAMLGLFLEAQGQPSPQHSLIKSGSALSRFLNEYAWPTRQVVRVVRRQIVQQLLQSAPKGRRPWLQVVVDLTTLEKCGKFKAFASLIRVLQGKRGLHLVVLYLVVGECRVPWSFRVWRGKHQRTAVQLAIRLIGSLPPALTSAFRVVILADTAFGSVAFLKAMRKRRYSVIVGVRCDRKLADGRCVSKLVKKGQQVRLEGLNFPVTISWLYLKREPKRLSSRLVPSKAAPSLGGGVDDGALRDFSKPSNIALGCIALLSRRSRAYIAG, from the coding sequence GTGGAAACCATTCTTGGACACGCCCAAGCGTTAGTCTACACCCTGCTCAGCCTGATGCCGAGTGCCTACCAAAGAGACAGCCTGCAAGCGATGCTGGGGTTGTTCCTAGAAGCTCAAGGGCAACCCTCGCCGCAACACAGTTTGATTAAGTCGGGTAGTGCGTTGAGCCGATTTCTCAACGAGTATGCCTGGCCCACCCGCCAAGTCGTGCGCGTGGTGCGACGGCAGATCGTGCAGCAACTGTTGCAGTCTGCTCCCAAAGGTCGCCGTCCCTGGTTGCAGGTGGTGGTGGATCTGACGACGTTGGAGAAATGCGGCAAGTTCAAAGCGTTTGCATCGCTGATTCGTGTGCTGCAAGGCAAGCGAGGATTGCATCTGGTGGTGCTGTATCTGGTGGTTGGAGAGTGTCGAGTGCCCTGGAGTTTTCGGGTCTGGCGTGGCAAACATCAGCGGACTGCGGTGCAGTTGGCGATTCGCTTAATAGGTAGCTTGCCCCCTGCGTTAACGAGCGCCTTCCGGGTGGTCATTCTGGCAGACACCGCCTTTGGCAGCGTGGCCTTCCTCAAAGCGATGCGAAAGCGCCGTTACTCGGTAATTGTCGGGGTGCGGTGTGACCGCAAACTGGCTGATGGTCGCTGTGTGAGCAAACTGGTGAAAAAAGGGCAACAGGTGCGCTTAGAGGGACTGAACTTCCCGGTGACGATTTCTTGGCTTTACCTCAAACGCGAGCCGAAACGTTTGTCCTCTCGACTCGTCCCCTCAAAGGCAGCACCATCACTTGGTGGGGGCGTAGACGATGGAGCATTGAGGGATTTTTCAAAACCATCAAACATCGCTTTGGGTTGCATCGCTTTGCTCAGCAGACGCTCAAGGGCGTATATCGCTGGTTGA
- a CDS encoding DNA methyltransferase, with product MMYERLVLARELLAEHGSIFVHCDSGVNFLLRGLLSEVFGFDYCVNEIVWRRTGTHGTTRSFGVIHDTIFLFAKSENYCFNVPTTPLPEVLKDRLSDEKKGQNAVFCPLVNKK from the coding sequence ATGATGTATGAACGTTTAGTTCTTGCAAGGGAATTGCTTGCTGAACATGGCAGCATTTTTGTTCACTGTGACTCAGGTGTAAATTTCCTGCTCAGAGGCTTATTATCCGAGGTTTTTGGTTTCGATTACTGTGTTAATGAAATTGTATGGCGACGTACAGGAACACATGGCACTACTCGAAGTTTCGGAGTTATTCACGATACAATTTTCCTCTTTGCTAAATCTGAAAATTATTGCTTTAACGTACCAACTACACCTTTACCAGAAGTGTTGAAAGATAGATTAAGCGACGAAAAAAAGGGACAGAATGCAGTATTCTGTCCCCTAGTAAACAAAAAATGA
- a CDS encoding IS5 family transposase (programmed frameshift) produces MTTRRYALRDDQWERLQDLLPGRAGAVGVTAKDNRLFVEAVLYRYRAGIPWRDLPERFGHFRKVHTRFRRWAKTGVGQRVFQVLSEDADNEYAMIDTTIVRAHQHSAGAKGGCQCQAIGRSKGGLSTKIHATVDALGNPTGFHLTPGQVCDLDGADVLLENIQADTVLADKGYDADQRVVERLQQQGKAAVIPPKRNRKTPREYDKELYKARHLIENFFAKLKQYRAIATRYDKLAETFLSAIYMAAALTWLN; encoded by the exons ATGACAACCCGACGCTACGCCCTGCGCGATGACCAATGGGAACGGCTCCAAGATTTGCTCCCTGGACGAGCGGGGGCGGTGGGAGTCACAGCAAAGGATAATCGTCTGTTTGTCGAGGCAGTGCTATATCGATATCGAGCCGGCATTCCCTGGCGAGACTTGCCAGAGCGGTTTGGTCATTTTCGCAAGGTTCACACCCGCTTTCGGCGCTGGGCAAAGACGGGCGTGGGGCAACGGGTGTTTCAGGTGCTGTCTGAAGATGCAGACAACGAATACGCCATGATCGACACCACGATTGTGCGTGCTCATCAGCATAGTGCTGGGGCAAAGGGGGGATGCCAATGC CAAGCCATTGGTCGTAGTAAAGGGGGATTGAGCACCAAGATTCATGCGACTGTCGATGCACTGGGCAATCCGACAGGCTTTCACCTCACACCCGGGCAGGTCTGTGACCTTGATGGGGCTGATGTGCTGCTAGAGAACATTCAAGCTGATACAGTCCTGGCTGACAAAGGATATGACGCAGACCAACGGGTGGTTGAGCGACTCCAACAACAGGGCAAGGCTGCTGTGATTCCGCCCAAGCGAAACCGCAAGACACCGCGTGAATACGACAAGGAGCTATACAAAGCGCGGCATCTGATTGAGAACTTCTTTGCCAAACTCAAGCAGTATCGAGCGATTGCGACACGCTATGACAAGTTAGCCGAGACGTTTCTGAGTGCAATTTACATGGCGGCTGCCCTGACTTGGCTTAATTGA
- a CDS encoding ABC transporter substrate-binding protein has product MGESYRAIDATNTELHLSKPAERIVCLTATGIDILAELGLEPVGYLAQGIADRPEFFGDRAQQFTSVGSWMLPNLKAIRTLQPDLILGWRFPHRLYQHWLRQIASTYLMSGSGYDIALARLRGVARLTGRDTVAETAIQQLETQIETYRTAIPANLQKTVLMMGGSTLNLLSASHFCDE; this is encoded by the coding sequence ATGGGAGAATCCTATCGGGCGATCGATGCTACAAACACAGAACTTCACTTGAGCAAACCTGCTGAACGAATCGTCTGCCTCACCGCAACCGGAATTGATATCCTCGCAGAACTCGGTTTAGAACCTGTGGGTTATCTTGCTCAAGGCATTGCCGATCGCCCTGAGTTTTTCGGCGATCGCGCCCAACAATTTACCTCCGTCGGTTCCTGGATGTTGCCAAACCTGAAAGCTATCCGCACCCTTCAACCCGACCTGATTCTAGGTTGGAGATTTCCCCATCGGCTTTATCAGCACTGGCTGCGGCAGATTGCTTCAACCTATCTCATGAGCGGCAGCGGATATGACATTGCATTAGCCAGATTGCGGGGTGTAGCTCGGCTAACCGGACGCGATACGGTAGCCGAAACCGCCATTCAACAACTGGAAACCCAAATTGAGACCTATCGTACTGCTATTCCAGCGAATTTACAGAAGACCGTGCTGATGATGGGTGGTTCAACACTCAATCTCCTGAGTGCATCCCACTTTTGCGATGAGTAA
- a CDS encoding class I SAM-dependent methyltransferase — translation MQLREPTDQLTGVAETLMITLYARAIETQRPEPILSDRKAVEIAESLDYDFSKYENGWASQLGCVIRARAIDRIVQNFLETHPSAVIVNLGAGLCTRFSRIDNGQVRWYEVDFPEVIALRHKFFQESNRHHFIAKSMLDFTWMDAIQREPNQPMMIVYEGVSMYLSEAENKALLQQINARFSPVEILFDVLNRKRSRTTKHHDTVSKTNAEFKWGIDQSSKLETWGSNIWLKHEEFYLSQFLNYSQRLPIAWSILAQLLPFIPLALFKNSGRIVQLQIGNYSE, via the coding sequence ATGCAACTGCGAGAACCAACCGACCAGCTTACAGGGGTTGCAGAAACCCTGATGATCACGCTGTATGCGCGTGCGATCGAAACTCAGCGTCCAGAGCCAATTCTGAGCGATCGCAAAGCCGTCGAAATTGCAGAAAGCTTGGATTATGACTTCAGCAAATATGAGAATGGCTGGGCATCGCAGCTGGGCTGCGTGATTCGGGCGAGGGCGATCGATCGCATCGTGCAGAACTTCCTGGAAACCCATCCGAGTGCGGTAATTGTCAATTTGGGTGCAGGATTATGTACCCGCTTTTCTCGGATTGATAACGGTCAAGTACGCTGGTATGAAGTGGATTTCCCTGAGGTGATTGCTCTGCGACACAAGTTCTTCCAGGAGAGCAATCGACATCACTTCATTGCCAAATCAATGCTCGACTTCACCTGGATGGATGCGATTCAGCGAGAACCGAATCAGCCGATGATGATTGTCTACGAAGGCGTATCCATGTATCTGTCAGAGGCTGAGAATAAAGCCTTATTGCAGCAGATCAATGCTCGTTTCAGTCCCGTTGAAATTCTGTTTGATGTGCTGAATCGTAAACGCTCACGCACTACTAAGCATCACGATACTGTCTCGAAAACGAATGCTGAATTTAAATGGGGAATTGATCAGTCCAGCAAACTTGAAACCTGGGGTTCAAACATTTGGTTAAAGCATGAGGAGTTCTATCTCAGTCAATTTTTGAATTATTCACAACGGTTGCCAATCGCTTGGAGTATTCTGGCACAACTGCTTCCGTTTATTCCATTAGCACTCTTCAAGAACTCTGGTCGAATTGTGCAATTACAAATCGGAAACTACTCCGAGTAA